One stretch of Acropora muricata isolate sample 2 chromosome 12, ASM3666990v1, whole genome shotgun sequence DNA includes these proteins:
- the LOC136893464 gene encoding uncharacterized protein — protein sequence MNRIELTREARDAIPRTAAHRKEFVPFFGLILFVLVMLLYYIGTTQRIAIGEKLMNLRNDNAFLYFRKVRYGTNDVNVNTEINSTNKYNQQGKNSREIGQMENIERKNNVATKRNSQMRNYTETTGGQLELNGKVHVGRTRESSQNEGGGKPLLKPKSAFSVKKPPLQKTTPIFWDKKSPTPREKLNFENWRQERSKDICGTGWQDRYRRLHEEIVSKHREEKYLVYLCPGTRQGCCGYGNRLRAVVSLFYLSVLLDRAFLIDWRAPEPIENHLRPRSIQWNYSEPTDVCSGLPIRKHYWGTTKADIREAEGWIIKDSSHFKKWLTTTDLGKYFDWPVEEITTIWYFAEGGLTLNPHLMKRAKELGIKPLISNTPKYNLIGCAFEFLFSKSKAVETKLNEVKKWLRFDGGPVIGIHIRTGDEQFDYFSSDYERRQNAKNISHLLNFFECARKVEHEIFGARKNDSSNVRYFVSTDNMEVRQSVQERFPRKVITSNLTILHLDILFNTTIFNFTAECNYTDSSNTTLVCYNVEIFNLTAFCLNRTNALLEDGYNTTKTNETGMFTDGIIAMLVDHFLLAESDFLILCDSSFGSTAVGLGMRKTDTYTLADRGCVNLTSAQKNKRLRYFGRR from the exons ATGAATAGAATTGAATTAACCCGTGAAGCTAGAGACGCAATACCAAGAACGGCAGCACATCGCAAAGAATTCGTTCCATTCTTTGGTCTCATTCTCTTTGTTTTGGTTATGTTGCTGTATTATATCGGAACAACACAGAGAATTGCTATAGGAG AGAAACTTATGAACTTGAGAAATGACAATGCTTTTCTGTATTTTAGAAAAGTTAGATACGGCACAAACGATGTTAATGTGAACACAGAGATAAACTCCACAAATAAATACAATCAACAAGGGAAAAATAGCCGAGAAATTGGCCAGATGGAAAACATAGAGAGAAAAAATAATGTTGCCACTAAAAGAAATTCGCAAATGCGGAATTATACAGAAACGACGGGTGGACAATTAGAGTTAAATGGAAAGGTACACGTAGGACGGACAAGAGAAAGTAGTCAAAATGAAGGGGGTGGAAAACCACTTCTTAAACCAAAGTCAGCATTCTCCGTCAAAAAGCCCCCACTGCAAAAAACAACGCCAATTTTTTGGGATAAAAAGTCTCCCACTCCAAGAGAGAAGCTAAACTTTGAAAATTGGCGTCAAGAGAGGTCAAAAGACATCTGTGGCACTGGTTGGCAAGACAGGTATCGCAGACTTCATGAAGAAATTGTGAGTAAACACCGCGAGGAAAAATATTTGGTTTATTTGTGTCCTGGTACAAGACAAGGATGCTGTGGTTATGGCAATAGACTCCGAGCAGTCGTATCGTTATTTTATTTGTCAGTTTTGCTTGACAGGGCTTTTTTGATTGATTGGCGTGCTCCTGAACCAATAGAAAACCACCTAAGACCGCGAAGCATCCAATGGAATTACTCGGAACCCACTGACGTGTGCTCTGGACTGCCAATCAGGAAACACTATTGGGGAACTACGAAGGCTGATATCAGAGAAGCAGAGGGTTGGATCATAAAAGAcagcagtcattttaaaaagTGGTTAACCACGACAGACCTGGGAAAGTACTTTGATTGGCCGGTTGAGGAAATAACCACAATATGGTATTTTGCTGAAGGGGGCCTAACGCTGAATCCACATCTCATGAAACGCGCCAAAGAACTAGGAATCAAGCCCTTGATTTCCAACACGCCCAAGTACAATCTCATTGGATGCGCATTCgagtttttgttttccaaatcAAAGGCTGTGGAAACCAAACTCAACGAAGTGAAAAAGTGGCTTAGATTCGATGGCGGGCCGGTCATTGGAATCCACATCAGAACAGGGGATGAACAATTTGATTATTTCTCTTCTGACTATGAACGAaggcaaaatgcaaaaaatatttcacatcTTTTAAACTTCTTTGAATGCGCGCGCAAGGTGGAGCACGAAATATTTGGGGCTAGGAAAAACGATTCATCGAATGTTCGATATTTTGTGTCAACGGACAACATGGAAGTGAGACAGTCGGTGCAGGAACGCTTTCCCCGCAAAGTAATAACTTCTAATTTAACAATTTTACATCTTGATATCCTTTTCAATACGACAATTTTCAACTTCACTGCGGAGTGCAACTACACAGATAGCAGTAACACAACACTCGTTTGCTATAACGTTGAAATATTTAATCTGACGGCTTTTTGCTTAAATCGCACAAATGCCCTATTAGAAGATGGATATAACACCACCAAAACGAATGAGACAGGCATGTTTACAGACGGAATAAtagccatgttggtggaccaTTTCTTATTGGCTGAAAGCGATTTTCTCATTTTATGCGACAGCAGTTTCGGCTCCACAGCGGTTGGATTGGGGATGCGCAAAACAGATACCTATACCTTAGCTGATCGAGGCTGTGTAAATTTGACTTCAGCCCAGAAAAATAAGAGATTAAGGTATTTTGGCAGACGGTAA
- the LOC136893465 gene encoding man(5)GlcNAc(2)-PP-dolichol translocation protein RFT1-like, which translates to MADGKDALVRSTVRSASYNVVLQVTFRILTFVMNGILLRYTTKDMIGVVNVRLMLLNQTIVFVAREAFRKACLSKTSEKKWPQVINLLWCVFPIGVLLSFSLGYMWLFHLETPDPEKIPNYPLAVFVFAASGSIELLSEQLWVVAQAFVFLRLKVTIEGIANFARCVITLTLVVFVPDLGIVSFCLAQLTFSTLSMLLYYVYFLHLIQRSPQKEPYLEVDFPLKTVRDFFPRTLPGKSFFSWGLANLTWSFFKQSLLKKILTEGERYIMTLFQVLTFSQQGIYDVINNLGSLVARCVFMPIEESYYTFFAHALTRGSFADNQPEKSAKIASETLEVVFKFVVLVGLTFLVFGYSYSFLLLDIYGGSTLSRGEGPSLLRWYCLYVLIIAVNGMTECFMFATMSKGDVDAYNYKMMVFSILFLGGSWYLTVLGSVGFVIANCLNMLLRIYHSISFIHHYFKPVPHLRPLHGLIPSPLVIAGFATSWVIMATSETQLCCNHGWTYRILHIAIGIVCLLVVAAFVFIKEKTLVNFMLEHWLGITKKKEE; encoded by the exons ATGGCGGACGGAAAGGATGCTTTAGTTCGAAGCACGGTTCGATCTGCTTCTTACAATGTTGTTTTACAGGTTACTTTTAGGATCCTCACCTTTGTAATGAACGGTATTCTTCTGCGTTACACCACAAAGGACATGATCGGAGTTGTAAACGTTCGACTAATGCTTCTTAACCAAACTATAGTCTTCGTTGCTAGAGAAGCTTTCCGCAAAGCTTGCCTCAGTAAGACATCCGAGAAAAAATGGCCTCAAGTGATCAACCTTCTTTGGTGTGTTTTCCCAATAGGAGTGTTGCTATCTTTTTCTCTAGGTTATATGTGGCTGTTTCATCTGGAAACTCCAGATCCAGAGAAAATACCAAATTATCCACTTGCGGTTTTCGTCTTCGCTGCTAGTGGATCTATTGAACTCCTATCCGAGCAACTGTGGgtcgtggctcaagcttttgtATTTTTACGACTTAAAGTAACCATAGAAGGGATTGCAAACTTTGCAAGATGTGTCATTACACTTACACTGGTTGTGTTCGTTCCAGATCTTGggattgtttcattttgtcttgCGCAATTGACTTTCTCAACTCTATCCATGCTCCTATActatgtttattttttacaccTCATTCAACGCTCCCCTCAAAAAGAACCTTACCTTGAAGTTGattttcctttgaaaactgTTCGTGATTTTTTCCCACGTACTTTACCAGGGAAAAGCTTTTTCAGCTGGGGCTTAGCAAATCTCACTTGGAGCTTTTTCAAACAATCCCTCCTAAAGAAGATCCTAACAGAAGGTGAACGCTACATCATGACACTTTTTCAGGTGTTGACTTTTTCTCAACAAGGAATCTATGATGTCATCAATAATCTTGGTTCGCTCGTTGCAAGGTGCGTTTTTATGCCAATTGAAGAGAGTTACTACACATTTTTTGCTCACGCGTTGACAAGGGGGAGCTTTGCAGATAATCAACCAGAAAAATCAGCCAAAATTGCTTCAGAGACTCTGGAAGTTGTTTTCAAGTTTGTTGTTCTAGTTGGACTGACATTTTTGGTGTTTGGATACAGTTATTCCTTCCTATTATTGGATATTTATGGAGGATCAACTCTCAGCCGTGGAGAAG GTCCATCACTGCTACGATGGTATTGCTTGTATGTGTTGATCATTGCTGTGAATGGAATGACAGAATGTTTCATGTTTGCTACCATGAGCAAGGGAGATGTGGATGCTTATAACTACAAGATGATGGTGTTCTCCATCTTGTTCTTAGGAGGTTCCTGGTATCTCACTGTTCTTGGAAGTGTTGGTTTTGTAATAGCTAACTGTCTAAACATGTTGCTTCGAATATACCATAG caTTAGCTTTATCCATCACTATTTTAAGCCAGTCCCTCATCTCAGACCTTTACATGGCTTGATCCCATCTCCCCTAGTTATAGCAGGTTTTGCTACTTCATGGGTCATCATGGCCACATCAGAAACACAACTGTGTTGCAATCACGGATGGACTTATCGCATTCTGCATATCGCCATTGGTATAGTGTGCCTTCTTGTTGTGGCAGCATTTGTTTTTATAAAAGAGAAGACTCTGGTGAATTTCATGTTGGAGCATTGGCTTGGAataacaaagaagaaagaggagtAA
- the LOC136893466 gene encoding tubulin alpha-1A chain-like: MRECISIHVGQAGCQIGNACWELYCLEHGIQPDGQMPSDKTIGYGDDSFNTFFSETGSGKHVPRAIFVDLEPTVIDEVRTGTYRQLFHPEQLVTGKEDAANNYARGHYTVGKEHIDLVLDKTRKLADQCTGLQGFLIFHSFGGGTGSGLTSLLMERLSVDYGKKSKLQFAIYPAPQVSTAVVEPYNSILTTHTTLEHSDCAFMVDNEAIYDICRRNLDIDRPSYTNLNRLIGQIVSSITASLRFDGALNVDLTEFQTNLVPYPRIHFPLATYAPVISAEKAYHEQLSVSEITNACFEPANQMVKCDPRHGKYMACCLLFRGDVVPKDVNAAIASIKTKRTIQFVDWCPTGFKVGINYQPPTVVPGGDLAKVQRAVCMLSNTTAIAEAWARLDHKFDLMYAKRAFVHWYVGEGMEEGEFSEAREDLAALEKDYEEVGVESLDGEEDDDNEY; the protein is encoded by the exons ATG CGTGAGTGTATTTCCATTCATGTTGGCCAAGCCGGATGCCAAATCGGTAACGCTTGCTGGGAGCTGTACTGCTTGGAGCATGGTATCCAGCCTGATGGACAGATGCCAAGCGACAAGACCATTGGTTATGGCGATGACTCCTTTAATACATTTTTTAGCGAGACAGGATCAGGAAAGCATGTTCCACGAGCCATCTTTGTCGATCTAGAACCAACAGTAATAG atgAAGTCCGTACAGGAACTTATCGCCAATTATTTCACCCCGAACAACTGGTCACTGGCAAAGAGGATGCTGCTAATAATTATGCTCGCGGGCACTACACTGTCGGCAAAGAGCATATTGACTTAGTCCTCGATAAAACACGAAAACTG GCGGACCAATGCACAGGTCTCCAGGGATTTCTAATCTTCCATTCCTTTGGGGGTGGTACAGGGTCAGGCCTTACGTCTCTCCTCATGGAACGCCTCTCAGTCGACTATGGCAAGAAATCCAAATTGCAGTTTGCGATTTACCCTGCTCCCCAGGTTTCCACCGCGGTAGTGGAACCTTACAACTCCATCCTTACTACTCACACCACCCTGGAGCATTCCGATTGCGCCTTTATGGTTGATAACGAGGCTATTTACGATATTTGCCGTCGGAACCTTGACATCGATCGGCCAAGTTACACCAATCTGAATCGCCTCATTGGTCAGATTGTATCCTCCATTACAGCCTCGCTTCGTTTCGACGGCGCTTTGAACGTGGATTTGACAGAATTTCAG ACCAACTTGGTACCATACCCACGCATCCATTTTCCATTAGCTACTTACGCTCCAGTGATCTCCGCCGAGAAGGCTTACCACGAACAATTGAGCGTTTCTGAAATCACCAATGCCTGCTTTGAACCAGCCAATCAGATGGTGAAATGTGATCCGCGTCACGGCAAATACATGGCCTGTTGTTTGCTGTTCCGAGGTGACGTGGTACCGAAAGATGTGAATGCTGCCATTGCGAGCATCAAGACTAAGAGGACGATACAGTTTGTAGATTGGTGTCCAACTGGATTCAAG GTTGGGATTAACTACCAGCCCCCCACTGTCGTTCCTGGTGGCGACCTGGCCAAGGTTCAAAGGGCAGTGTGCATGCTGAGTAACACCACAGCTATCGCAGAGGCCTGGGCCCGTCTCGATCATAAGTTTGATTTGATGTATGCCAAGCGTGCGTTCGTCCATTGGTACGTCGGTGAGGGAATGGAGGAAGGAGAGTTTTCTGAGGCTCGTGAAGATCTAGCTGCACTGGAGAAGGATTATGAAGAAGTTGGCGTTGAGTCACTGGATGGTGAAGAAGATGACGACAACGAATATTGA